In Esox lucius isolate fEsoLuc1 chromosome 22, fEsoLuc1.pri, whole genome shotgun sequence, the genomic window ggtaattgggcgatggaaggaacactttgaggaactcctaaatcccactaacgcgccctctatagtggaggcagagctggaggctgatggggaagcctcgtcaatctccatggcagaagtctacctactgaggtagtcaaacaactccacagtggcaaaactccggggattgacgaaatccgtccagaaatgttgaaagctttgggtgtggaggggatgtcttggatgacacgcctcttcaacattgcgtgggagtcggggacagtgacaaaggagtggcggaccggggtggtggtttcCCTGTTCAAAaaaggggaccagagggtgtgtgccaattacaggggtatcacacttctcagcctccctgggaaagtctactcaaaggtactggaaaggagggttcggcagatagtcgaacctcagattgaagaggaacaatgcggatttccttcctggtcgcggaacaaccgaccattCAATCGCCTCCtctgggtagggaatgaggcattaccccaagtaaaggagttcaagtaccgttgtgacgaaaagagagctgagccgtaaggcaaagctctcgatataccggtcaattttccttcctaccctcacctatggtcatgaaggctgggtcatgaccgaaagaactagatagCGAGtgcaagcggctgaaatgggttttccccagaagggtggctggcttctcccttagagatagggtgaaaagctcagTCATTCGTGAAGAACTCGAAgaagagccgctgctcctttgcatcgaaaggagccagttgaggtggttcgggcatctggtaaggatgtccccaggacgtctccctagggaggtgttcaaggcacgtccagctgggaggtgacctcggggtaggcccgggactaggtggagagattatatttcgacactggcctgggaatgccttgggatcccccagtcagagctggccaATGTagctcaggaaagggaagtttggggtcccttgCTGGAACTGCTgtcggatgaagatgagatcagaacacatgaccttctcccattcctcttctggatcatccagatggtcattggcaaacttcagacggggcttgagcagggggaccttgtgtgcgctgcaggattttaatccatgactgcgtagtgtgttactaatggttttctttgcgactgtggtcccagctctcttcaggtcattgaccaggtcctgccgtgtagttgtaggctgatccctcaccttcctcatgatcattgatgccccaggagctgagatcttgcatggagccccagaccgagggagattgaccccagaccgagggagattaagTGATatttctcattctgacatttGGGCAAGAATACCTTACCTGCTCTTTTGATGTCTCCTCATAAACAGACACCCAACTAGACCACAGATGAAAACAAtgattctccccactgtataagcacCTCATGAGGAGAAAGACCCATAGTGCGATGCTCTCTGCCTTGCATGTACATTAAGGCAAGTGGCATCACTGTTACCCATGACAACCCTGTCTCAGCCATCAATTCAGTAAATTTGGTTTTTAGAGTCTGATTAGCACTCTCAACCAAGCCACCACTGGCTGGATGATAGCTACAATGTGTGCGTAGATCTGTCTTCGGACTAGTGGAGATGCATTCAATCACACAAGCGATGGCTGAGGCATGTTTGCATGGAAATGCTTCTACCCACTTGTAGAATGCATCCACCCTTACCAGGCAATAGTTGTATCCCTGGCATGGAGTCAACTCATTGAAATCCATCATAAAGTGCTCAAATTGCCCCTCAGGCCTTGAGTGGGCTGACGTTGGCATCGGTGTGTCCCTACCCACATTGTGTGTCatacaaatcacacattttgcACAGACATTTTCAGCATATAGGGAAAATCCTGGTGCAAACCAAAAGTTATGTACAATATTCACAACCCCACCCTTGGAAacatggtcttggccatgtgtCAACTTTGCAACATGAGGCAAGCATTTCAACCGCTTCCAACGAGAGACCTCCACAGTGTCAGCACCTGATTGTAAGTCAGAAAAGTCATTACAAGAGAAAACATCAGTTGGAGGCAGAGAAACCATCTGCAAAATGGGGGAGACAGGAGACGTGGCAGCAGCTTTAGCAGCGTAACCTTTGGAGACGGAATCAGAGGCATTAGTATGAGCCTGACATTCGCACAC contains:
- the LOC109614902 gene encoding uncharacterized protein LOC109614902 is translated as MMLVTLTTVLPEWMKSVSHDPTSQTHPLIMLIFFVWIPSHLSTPAAELFSLTGACIPAPHRSVNISADRRCAFGVVHVFGTLWRQQGFFTASGKTTCYSRLVANLLDSVLLTDSISVCECQAHTNASDSVSKGYAAKAAATSPVSPILQMVSLPPTDVFSCNDFSDLQSGADTVEVSRWKRLKCLPHVAKLTHGQDHVSKGGVVNIVHNFWFAPGFSLYAENVCAKCVICMTHNVGRDTPMPTSAHSRPEGQFEHFMMDFNELTPCQGYNYCLVRVDAFYKWVEAFPCKHASAIACVIECISTSPKTDLRTHCSYHPASGGLVESANQTLKTKFTELMAETGLSWVTVMPLALMYMQGREHRTMGLSPHEVLIQWGESLFSSVV